The sequence below is a genomic window from Rhodococcus sp. 4CII.
GCACCGTGTCGGCGAAGGTCGCGCAGTGGATCGATCGACTCGGAAGTGTCTGGGTGGAGGGACAGATCACCCAGATCAACGCACGCCCCGGCACCCGGACCGCGTTCCTGGTGCTGCGGGATCCGTCCGTCGACATGTCGTTGTCGGTGACCTGTTCCCCGCAGGTGCTGCAGAACTCCCCGGTCCCGCTCACCGAGGGCAGCCGGGTGGTGATGTTCGGCAAGTTGTCGTTCTACACCGGCCGCGGGTCGGTGTCGCTGCGGGTCACGGAGATCCGTGCGATCGGGATCGGTGAACTCCTGGCAAGGATCGAGCGGTTACGCGCACTGCTGGCCGCGGAAGGCCTGTTCGACGCGCGGCTGAAGCGTCCGCTGCCGTTCCTGCCGGGCACGATCGGGTTGATCACCGGTCGCGCGAGCGCTGCCGAGCACGACGTTCTCAGCGTGGCGCAGCGCCGCTGGCCCGCGGTGCGGTTCGAGGTGCGCAACACCCCGGTCCAGGGCGCCACCGCCGTTCCGCAGATCCTCGACGCACTGAAGGAGCTGGACGCCGACCCGCACGTCGACGTCATCATCCTCGCTCGCGGCGGCGGCAGCGTGGAGGACCTGCTGCCGTTCTCCGACGAGACCCTGTGCCGCGCGATCGTCGCCTGCACGACCCCGGTGGTCAGCGCGATCGGGCACGAGCCGGACAGCCCGCTCAGCGACCACGTCGCCGACCTGCGTGCGGCGACCCCCACCGACGCCGCCAAGCGAGTGGTCCCGGACGCCGTCGCCGAACAGGCACTGGTCGGGGAACTGCGCTCACGGAGCGCGGCCGCCCTGCGCAACTGGGTGCAGCGCGAGTCGCACCTGATCGCCCAGCTGCGGAGCCGGCCTGTTCTCGCCGACCCCCTGCGCGCACTCGACCACCGGTCGGACGAGGTCGAACGACTGCGCGAAGCCGGACGACGCGACGTGAGCAGGGCGATCGCCGCGGAGAGCACGACCGTCGAGCACCTGCGCGCACGGCTCACGACCCTCGGGCCGGCGGCGACCCTGGCCCGTGGTTACTCCGTGGTC
It includes:
- the xseA gene encoding exodeoxyribonuclease VII large subunit, with the protein product MTSAQPRAASTGPSTAEQPWPVRTVSAKVAQWIDRLGSVWVEGQITQINARPGTRTAFLVLRDPSVDMSLSVTCSPQVLQNSPVPLTEGSRVVMFGKLSFYTGRGSVSLRVTEIRAIGIGELLARIERLRALLAAEGLFDARLKRPLPFLPGTIGLITGRASAAEHDVLSVAQRRWPAVRFEVRNTPVQGATAVPQILDALKELDADPHVDVIILARGGGSVEDLLPFSDETLCRAIVACTTPVVSAIGHEPDSPLSDHVADLRAATPTDAAKRVVPDAVAEQALVGELRSRSAAALRNWVQRESHLIAQLRSRPVLADPLRALDHRSDEVERLREAGRRDVSRAIAAESTTVEHLRARLTTLGPAATLARGYSVVQRIVPDGDPEVLRSVADAPPGTQIRVRVADGAVRAAVMGKDK